The genomic window TATAGTAATTAcatcataatttatatattttatatatttttttcttttttgcttcttattaaattatttctaaacaagtatattagaaaaaaaagaaaaaaatattaaagtttACAGCTTTACAAAATGTTCTTTcgtaaataatgatataaatataaaataataaaaaaacatgactttgaaaaattatattaaaagtatagAACTTCCCTCattatttatctttaaataatatagagTTTCGTGCATTAGTtagtattaatattttttatttttaaatatatcattgtACATAAAGGTGTTAATATGTTATGTACTACTAATGCAAGAgctatgaaaaataaaatgcagtattttgtataatatatattttcctgcatttattattataaatatattatttccaaaatatcacttttttaaaaaaaaatattttttccaaaattagaattattaatagaataatatgaataaaaatattaattattctcTTAATATATAGGCAAATGTTTTATCTGCATTATCTGAATTCTATACTCTATGTCAAAACAGTATATAGGAATgttaaaaaatcatatatttttttattattattaaatttattggaaataaatttatttaatttttcaaatatattgaaTTATATCTCATTAGTATTtgtgaataaatataaattataatatttttattaatgttaatttattataaataacattaagatataaattatataatatatttttaatgttattttttcttgattacgttttaaaatgaaatcatttcatatttattttactaagttcttatgaaaaaataaaaaaattaaaataaaataaaatatcatttatCATTATGAGTATATTATAAGattgataaattttttcttattgcatatatttcatttttactaaTCTATATCATGGaacgaaaaattaaaataaactttttatttaaaatttttacgtttatctttttaatttgGATATGTCATTTTGATAATGATATGGTaagataatattatttaatgatatttgtgttattcttattttatgcgtcatattgttattattactttgttagaaaaaatttatatattttttaaaccatggatatttatttttttagagtatcgataatgaatatttgtataaaaagtacattgcggatataaaaatagttacAAGATCATATCGATTACTAGGAAAGCATAAGCAAGAAAAATGTTCagatattgtatatataaaaggtgATATACCAACTATCAGGGAATACCGAAAATTGAATACTTATAATAGTACAAAAGTAACCAAaggcataaataaaaaacaaaatgaatgttcattatataatgcAGGAGGTTATGAATATGGTGAGAGAAGTAAAAATTCTGTGCACTACGGAAGAAATTCAAAAttaggaaaaagaaaattcgACAAAATATACTATAGAAATACACTTAGGAATTCTACTATTGCAGATTTTAAGTTTTTAAGAGATGTTACAAAACAAAAAGCAGttcttatttgtattttaatgaGCTTCCATGCAATAATTGGAATACTACTAAGTTCTTTAAAACTAatggtaaaaaataataaaggtaAATTTGTGGTTTCAGAGCTTTGGAATTTTGGAACAATTATAGGATTTTccatattaacatatatagtTATACTATCGTTTATTCATCTCTTCAGTTTAATTGCAAAGTATATAAAGATAATACATAAGAAACGTGAAATACACAATACGGCGTATCCTTCTCTTAGTAAAGTCTTTTATAacagttataatatataattccataagaaatatacacaaataacatatctatataaaattataatttataaaatcaaatatgcatatttggATTTGTTAATAagcaaaagtaaaaatatgcttttttatttttttttttattttaaatgttataatgttttttacaTTGAATTTTAAGTTATCTTTTGACCTTGATTTGATGTTATTGTCAATA from Plasmodium malariae genome assembly, chromosome: 13 includes these protein-coding regions:
- the PmUG01_13068800 gene encoding Plasmodium exported protein, unknown function, with translation MERKIKINFLFKIFTFIFLIWICHFDNDMSIDNEYLYKKYIADIKIVTRSYRLLGKHKQEKCSDIVYIKGDIPTIREYRKLNTYNSTKVTKGINKKQNECSLYNAGGYEYGERSKNSVHYGRNSKLGKRKFDKIYYRNTLRNSTIADFKFLRDVTKQKAVLICILMSFHAIIGILLSSLKLMVKNNKGKFVVSELWNFGTIIGFSILTYIVILSFIHLFSLIAKYIKIIHKKREIHNTAYPSLSKVFYNSYNI